One Scleropages formosus chromosome 8, fSclFor1.1, whole genome shotgun sequence DNA window includes the following coding sequences:
- the crb3a gene encoding protein crumbs homolog 3a gives MSSQSKKMMEPCFVVLGQLLLLWIVMVQGQNSTERTDTTSVTNPTGPNIAAIVAPTVILGLLAIAAVVLLLFFCVIRKKRQTEGTYRPSAEEQTGARGVQAPDALKLPKEERLI, from the exons ATGAGCTCGCAATCCAAGAAGATGATGGAGCCTTGTTTTGTGGTCCTGGGCCAGTTGCTTCTCCTGTGGATTGTCATGGTCCAGG GGCAAAACTCCACAGAAAGAACAGACACCACCAGTGTCACGAACCCTACG GGGCCTAACATAGCAGCCATTGTGGCCCCCACTGTTATTCTGGGCCTTCTGGCCATTGCTgctgtagtgctgctgctgttcttctgcgTAATCCGGAAGAAGCGGCAGACAGAAGGGACATACCGGCCCAGTGCCGAGGAGCAGACTGGGGCACGTGGCGTGCAGGCCCCCGATGCACTTAAGCTGCCCAAGGAGGAGCGCCTCATCTGA
- the LOC108935776 gene encoding histone chaperone asf1b-B — protein sequence MAKVQVLNVAVLDNPSPFGNPFQFEITFECMEDLPEDLEWKIIYVGSAESEEYDQILDSVLVGPVPAGRHMFVFQADAPNTGLIPESDAVGVTVVLITCTYRGQEFIRIGYYVNNEYTDPELRENPPLKPDYSQLQRNILASNPRVTRFHINWEGCAERMEDSENVDPAPNAMLPPSCPAGKAPSLGLMPDNSMDCL from the exons ATGGCGAAGGTTCAGGTGCTCAACGTGGCCGTCCTGGACAATCCGAGTCCCTTCGGAAACCCGTTTCAGTTTGAGATCACCTTCGAGTGCATGGAGGACCTCCCAGAAG ATTTGGAGTGGAAGATCATCTATGTGGGGTCCGCAGAGAGCGAAGAATATGATCAGATCCTGGACTCAGTTCTGGTGGGCCCGGTTCCTGCTGGGAGACACATGTTTGTATTTCAG GCGGATGCGCCAAACACAGGTCTGATCCCAGAAAGTGATGCTGTGGGCGTCACTGTTGTGCTGATCACATGCACTTACCGTGGGCAGGAGTTCATCCGCATTGGGTACTATGTCAATAATGAGTACACAGACCCGGAGCTACGTGAAAACCCACCTCTTAAACCTGACTATTCGCAG CTCCAGAGGAACATCTTAGCATCAAACCCACGTGTGACACGTTTCCATATCAACTGGGAGGGCTGTGCTGAGAGGATGGAAGACTCTGAGAATGTAGACCCTGCCCCCAATGCCATGCTGCCCCCATCCTGCCCTGCTGGAAAGGCCCCATCACTTGGTTTAATGCCTGACAACTCCATGGACTGCTTATAA